The following proteins come from a genomic window of Nothobranchius furzeri strain GRZ-AD chromosome 1, NfurGRZ-RIMD1, whole genome shotgun sequence:
- the LOC139071725 gene encoding A-type voltage-gated potassium channel KCND2-like, with translation MAAAVASWMQFARAAAIGWMPVASAAMPVPPRETHRARNGLIVLNVSGMKFQTWRDTLERYPDTLLGSSERDFFFLEENNEYFFDRDPDIFRHILNFYRTGKLHYPRQECISAYEEELAFFGILPEIIGDCCYEDYKDRRRENQERIQDDEDNDQTNELVSIDASFRETMWRAFENPHTSTMALVFYYVTGFFIAVSVMANVVETVPCGAAPNRVKQMSCGERYALAFFCLDTACVMIFTVEYLLRLVAAPSRYRFVKSVMSVIDVVAIMPYYIGLVMTDNEDVSGAFVTLRVFRVFRIFKFSRHSAGLRILGYTLKSCASELGFLLFSLTMAIIIFATVMFYAEKGSGSKFTSVPAAFWYTIVTMTTLGYGDMVPKTIMGKIFGSICSLSGVLVIALPVPVIVSNFSRIYHQSQRAEKRRGQKASKEAGQALVCKVDPRLELQHHHLLKCLEKTTNHHVVDEKIYESSCTEITPIKQMSRSSSLSSSSSPHSFSCCGHRKRKTFTFPKSNMAVGLQGSFQELSTIQIRERPVTNSRSSLNTRFEETLPLNCDLTSTIISMPTPPGTTPEGDRSTSSNDYSRANVVRVSAL, from the exons ATGGCGGCAGCAGTCGCATCTTGGATGCAGTTCGCCCGCGCGGCGGCCATCGGGTGGATGCCGGTGGCCAGCGCTGCCATGCCCGTGCCTCCGAGGGAGACGCACCGCGCCAGAAACGGGCTGATTGTTCTGAACGTTAGTGGCATGAAGTTCCAGACTTGGCGGGACACGCTGGAGCGGTACCCGGACACCCTGCTGGGCAGCTCTGAGCGCGACTTCTTCTTCTTGGAGGAGAACAACGAGTACTTCTTCGACCGCGACCCGGACATCTTCAGGCACATCCTGAACTTCTACCGAACCGGGAAGCTGCACTACCCGCGGCAGGAGTGCATCTCTGCCTACGAGGAGGAGCTGGCGTTCTTCGGCATCCTCCCGGAGATCATCGGGGACTGCTGCTATGAGGACTACAAGGACCGGCGGCGGGAGAACCAGGAGCGGATCCAGGACGACGAGGACAACGACCAGACCAACGAGCTGGTGTCCATCGATGCCAGCTTCCGGGAGACCATGTGGCGCGCCTTCGAGAACCCGCACACTTCCACCATGGCGCTGGTCTTTTACTACGTTACCGGCTTTTTCATCGCGGTGTCTGTCATGGCCAACGTGGTGGAGACGGTGCCGTGCGGCGCCGCGCCGAACCGGGTCAAGCAGATGTCGTGCGGGGAGCGCTACGCATTGGCCTTCTTCTGCCTGGACACCGCGTGCGTCATGATCTTCACGGTGGAGTACCTGCTGCGCCTGGTGGCGGCGCCGAGCCGCTACAGGTTCGTGAAGAGCGTGATGAGCGTCATAGACGTGGTGGCCATCATGCCCTACTACAtcggtctggtcatgactgacaacGAGGATGTCAGCGGTGCCTTCGTCACGCTCCGCGTCTTCAGGGTGTTTCGGATTTTCAAGTTCTCGCGACACTCTGCGGGACTTCGCATTCTGGGCTACACGCTGAAGAGCTGTGCGTCCGAGCTGGGCTTCCTGCTCTTTTCCCTCACCATGGCCATCATCATCTTCGCCACAGTCATGTTCTACGCTGAGAAGGGTTCTGGGAGCAAGTTCACCAGCGTCCCTGCAGCCTTCTGGTACACCatcgttaccatgacaaccctggG TTACGGTGACATGGTACCAaagacaatcatggggaagatctTTGGCTCCATCTGCTCTCTCAGTGGTGTGCTGGTCATCGCCCTGCCGGTTCCCGTCATTGTGTCCAACTTCAGCCGCATCTACCATCAGAGCCAGAGAGCCGAGAAGAGACGCGGCCAGAAG GCATCAAAAGAAGCAGGCCAAGCCCTGGTGTGTAAGGTCGACCCACGTTTGGAGCTGCAGCACCATCACCTGCTGAAGTGCCTGGAAAAAACCACG AACCACCACGTTGTTGATGAGAAGATCTACGAGTCCAGCTGCACGGAGATCACTCCAATCAAGCAGATGTCTCGCTCTTCCTCCCTCTCTTCCTCTTCCTCGCCTCACAGCTTTTCCTGCTGTGGTCACAGAAAGAGGAAGACCTTCACTTTCCCAAAGTCCAACATGGCTGTGGGCCTGCAGGGCAGCTTCCAGGAGCTGAGCACCATCCAGATCAGGGAGAGACCAGTCACCAACAG